In one Cervus elaphus chromosome 9, mCerEla1.1, whole genome shotgun sequence genomic region, the following are encoded:
- the BTBD2 gene encoding BTB/POZ domain-containing protein 2, whose product MAAGGSGGRASCPPGVGPGAGGGPGPSANAAPAPGNAAAAAASPAPAVPGPPPPVSVSGPGAQAAAGGERAAEEPGAAALLREPVYNWQATKPTVKERFAFLFNNEVLCDVHFLVGKGLGAQRIPAHRFVLAVGSAVFDAMFNGGMATTSTEIELPDVEPAAFLALLKFLYSDEVQIGPETVMTTLYTAKKYAVPALEAHCVEFLKKNLRADNAFMLLTQARLFDEPQLASLCLENIDKNTADAITAEGFTDIDLDTLVAVLERDTLGIREVRLFTAVVRWSEAECQRQQLQVTPENKRKVLGKALALIRFPLMTIEEFAAGPAQSGILVDREVVSLFLHFTVNPKPRVDFIDRPRCCLRGKECSINRFQQVESRWGYSGTSDRIRFSVNKRIFVVGFGLYGSIHGPTDYQVNIQIIHTDSNTVLGQNDTGFSCDGSASTFRVMFKEPVEVLPNVNYTACATLKGPDSHYGTKGLRKVTHESPTTGAKTCFTFCYAAGNNNGTSVEDGQIPEVIFYT is encoded by the exons ATGGCGGCGGGTGGGAGCGGCGGGCGCGCGTCGTGCCCGCCGGGGGTCGGCCCGGGCGCGGGGGGCGGCCCCGGGCCCAGCGCCAACGCCGCCCCGGCCCCCGGCaacgcggccgccgccgccgcctccccggcCCCCGCTGTCCCCGGGCCGCCCCCGCCGGTGTCGGTGTCGGGGCCGGGCGCGCAGGCCGCGGCGGGCGGGGAGCGGGCGGCCGAGGAGCCGGGGGCGGCGGCGCTGCTCCGCGAGCCCGTCTACAACTGGCAGGCCACCAAGCCCACGGTGAAGGAGCGCTTCGCCTTTCTCTTCAACAACGAGGTGCTCTGCGACGTGCACTTCCTGGTGGGCAAGGGCCTCGGCGCGCAGCGCATCCCGGCGCACAG GTTCGTGCTGGCTGTGGGCAGCGCTGTCTTTGATGCCATGTTCAACGGGGGAATGGCCACCACGTCCACCGAGATCGAGCTGCCCGATGTGGAGCCGGCTGCCTTCCTGGCGCTACTCAA gttTCTCTACTCAGACGAAGTTCAGATTGGGCCCGAGACGGTCATGACCACGCTGTACACCGCCAAGAAGTATGCGGTGCCTGCTCTTGAGGCCCACTGCGTGGAGTTCCTGAAAAAGAACCTGCGGGCTGACAACGCGTTCATGCTGCTGACGCAG GCCAGACTTTTTGATGAACCACAGCTTGCCAGCCTATGTCTGGAGAACATTGACAAGAACACGGCTGATGCCATCACAGCTGAGGGCTTCACAGACATCGACCTAG ACACACTGGTGGCGGTGCTGGAGCGGGACACGCTGGGCATCCGTGAGGTGCGCCTGTTCACAGCTGTCGTCCGTTGGTCCGAGGCTGAATGTCAGCGGCAGCAGCTGCAGGTGACGCCCGAGAACAAGCGGAAGGTTTTGGGCAAGGCACTGGCCCTCATCCGCTTCCCACTGATGACCATTGAGGAGTTTGCTGCAG GGCCCGCGCAGTCGGGGATCCTGGTGGACCGTGAGGTGGTCAGCCTCTTCCTGCACTTCACCGTCAACCCCAAGCCGCGCGTGGACTTCATCGACCGGCCGCGCTGCTGCCTCCGTGGGAAGGAATGCAGCATCAACCGCTTCCAGCAGGTGGAGAGCCGCTGGGGCTACAGCGGCACTAGCGACCGCATCAG GTTCTCGGTCAACAAACGCATCTTCGTGGTCGGCTTCGGGCTCTACGGCTCTATCCATGGGCCCACAGATTACCAAGTGAACATCCAG ATCATCCACACGGACAGTAACACGGTCCTGGGCCAGAACGACACGGGCTTCAGCTGTGACGGCTCTGCCAGCACCTTCAGAGTCATGTTCAAGGAGCCGGTGGAGGTGCTGCCCAATGTCAACTACACGGCCTGCGCCACGCTCAAG GGCCCGGACTCCCACTATGGCACCAAGGGCCTGCGCAAGGTGACCCACGAGTCACCCACGACGGGGGCCAAGACCTGCTTCACCTTCTGCTATGCGGCTGGGAACAACAATGGCACGTCGGTGGAGGATGGCCAGATTCCAGAAGTCATCTTCTACACCTAA